The following coding sequences are from one Epinephelus fuscoguttatus linkage group LG5, E.fuscoguttatus.final_Chr_v1 window:
- the LOC125889311 gene encoding multidrug and toxin extrusion protein 1-like: MEAASDKLFCCRWMRHRVPLAHREELYHILRMTGPLLLSRILNYLLPFVVTMFCGRLGNEVMAGYGLASAAINVTTAATGGGLGLACDTLVSQTFGGKNLLRVGVILQRGIIILLLFCLPCWGLLLNAEAILLCMGQDPEVARIAQLYITAFLPAVPAMFLYHLQVSYLQNQGIILPQMYTAVMANIANVVTNYIFLYWLDLGVSGSAAANTLSWIYICTFLFAYIRWKKLHVTTWGGWSVESLQEWGSYMKLAIPSTLMTCFEWWVYEFGGFFAGMLSEDELAAQHAVIMVAFITYMFPLGIQAAACARVGNALGAGDTARALLTAKMSFTLAGSFAVVEGLVLGGTKSVIGLIFTSDEKIVGLVSHLMDAYVFLQFFDGLVCVCTGIFLGTGKQKIPAVANFIGYYCIGLSLSVTLMFVAKLRVLGFWLGLLICVVLQSTFYIIIIFFKLDWKRMTEEAVKRAQKKTHMTCTAALSDEQTASNGNSVDGYMSVSTECNDGNRETQGEHVVQHGKGRDLSMTQLIIRRGLTIFAAVGLLAVGASVHFLVPLPEILPSEGNLTLDWINTTYTPDQIFTTVLLPVEG; this comes from the exons ATGGAGGCAGCCAGTGACAAGCTCTTCTGCTGCAGGTGGATGCGCCACAGGGTTCCCCTGGCCCACAGAGAGGAACTGTACCACATCCTGAGGATGACAGGGCCTCTG CTGCTCTCTCGAATCCTCAATTACCTGCTACCATTCGTGGTCACAATGTTCTGTGGGCGTCTGGGAAATGAAGTGATGGCTGGCTATGGATTAGCTTCTGCT GCCATCAATGTGACCACTGCAGCAACAGGAGGTGGTCTGGGCCTGGCATGTGATACTTTGGTGTCTCAG ACATTCGGTGGTAAGAACCTGCTGCGGGTGGGAGTGATCCTTCAGCGGGGCATCATCATCCTGCTGTTGTTCTGTCTGCCCTGCTGGGGTCTGCTCCTTAATGCTGAGGCCATCCTGTTATGTATGGGCCAGGACCCTGAGGTGGCCAG AATAGCACAGCTGTATATAACAGCCTTCCTTCCAGCTGTACCA gCAATGTTTCTTTATCATCTTCAGGTGTCTTACCTGCAGAACCAG GGTATAATACTGCCACAAATGTACACTGCTGTCATGGCAAACATAGCGAACGTGGTGACAAACTACATCTTTCTATACTGGCTGGATCTTGGTGTTAG TGGATCTGCAGCAGCCAATACCCTGTCTTGGATTTACATTTGCACTTTTCTGTTTGCTTACATCCGGTGGAAGAAGCTTCATGTAACAACATGGGGAG GCTGGTCTGTAGAATCACTGCAGGAGTGgggctcctacatgaaactggcCATTCCCAGTACATTGATGACATGTTTCGAGTGGTGGGTTTATGAGTTTGGGGGATTCTTTGCAG GAATGCTGAGTGAAGATGAGCTGGCAGCCCAACATGCTGTGATAATGGTGGCATTCATAACCTACATG ttCCCCCTTGGAATTCAAGCTGCGGCGTGTGCCAGAGTGGGTAATGCTCTCGGTGCAGGAGACACTGCCAGGGCGCTTCTCACCGCCAAGATGTCATTCACTCTTGCAG GTAGTTTTGCAGTTGTTGAAGGTCTTGTACTCGGCGGTACTAAATCAGTGATTGGCCTCATCTTCACCTCTGATGA GAAGATTGTCGGTCTGGTCTCCCATTTGATGGATGCTTATGTTTTCCTTCAATTTTTTGACGGTCTTGTG tgtgtgtgcacaggcaTCTTCTTGGGCACAGGCAAACAGAAGATACCTGCTGTGGCCAATTTCATTGGATACTACTGCATAGGACTTTCACTGAGCGTCACTTTAATGTTTGTTGCAAAACTAAGAGTTTTAG GTTTTTGGCTGGGATTGCTCATTTGTGTCGTCTTACAATCCACCTtctacatcatcatcatcttcttcaaACTCGATTGGAAGAGAATGACAGAGGAG GCTGTGAAACGAGCCCAGAAAAAGACACACATGACATGCACAGCTGCCctgtcagatgaacagactgcaAGTAATGGGAAC TCAGTGGATGGCTACATGTCTGTGAGCACAGAGTGCAATGATGggaacagagagacacagggtGAACATGTGGTCCAGCATGGGAAGGGACGTGACCTCTCCATGACCCAGCTGATCATCAGGCGAggcctcactatatttgcagCCGTTGGACTTCTGGCTGTGGGAGCAAGTGTGCACTTCCTTGTGCCCTTGCCAGAGATCCTGCCATCCGAGGGCAACTTAACTTTGGACTGGATCAATACGACATATACTCCTGATCAAATTTTCACCACTGTGCTGCTCCCAGTAGAAGGATAA